A section of the Paenibacillus aurantius genome encodes:
- a CDS encoding C40 family peptidase, translating into MSSVCLGLGLALSTQAYADPVKVQVNDDLVHFPDAQPFMDGSSRTQVPIRMVTEKMGYQVNYSMTTDQQVKVKISSSTKSVELKTGEKRALVNGQPISIDTNALFTGGRTYVPVRFISEALGTMVQWDQNNYIAIVAADGKYHAPAWYKPQPLPFTIINNAKKYLGVPYAFGGTTPSGFDCSGYVQYLFKQQGTTLPRTASQMYAGAGQFVSEVQPGDLVFFSETSSSPITHVGIYLGNSQFISATTSYGVHIDNLYSGYWGARYKAAKRI; encoded by the coding sequence TTGTCGTCCGTATGTTTGGGGCTCGGTCTTGCTCTCAGTACGCAGGCTTATGCCGATCCCGTTAAGGTTCAAGTCAATGATGACCTGGTTCATTTTCCCGATGCCCAGCCTTTTATGGATGGCAGCAGCCGCACCCAGGTGCCGATTCGCATGGTAACGGAGAAAATGGGGTATCAGGTCAACTATAGCATGACGACTGACCAGCAGGTGAAAGTCAAAATCAGCAGCAGCACCAAATCCGTCGAACTGAAGACGGGAGAGAAGAGAGCCCTTGTCAACGGGCAGCCGATAAGCATTGATACGAACGCCCTTTTTACGGGAGGACGCACGTATGTGCCGGTCCGCTTCATCTCGGAAGCTTTGGGAACGATGGTCCAATGGGACCAGAACAATTATATCGCGATCGTGGCGGCCGACGGCAAATACCACGCTCCGGCGTGGTACAAACCTCAGCCTCTGCCGTTTACCATCATCAACAATGCCAAAAAATACTTAGGTGTCCCTTATGCTTTTGGAGGAACGACCCCAAGCGGATTTGACTGCTCCGGGTACGTTCAATACCTCTTCAAGCAGCAGGGAACCACACTGCCTCGCACGGCAAGCCAAATGTATGCAGGCGCCGGGCAATTTGTTTCCGAAGTACAGCCGGGCGATCTTGTCTTCTTCTCGGAAACCTCCTCTTCCCCGATCACCCATGTGGGCATTTATTTGGGGAACAGCCAGTTTATTTCGGCGACAACTTCTTACGGGGTGCATATCGATAACCTGTATTCCGGTTACTGGGGAGCCCGGTACAAGGCGGCTAAACGCATTTAA
- a CDS encoding thiamine pyrophosphate-dependent dehydrogenase E1 component subunit alpha, with amino-acid sequence MSIGQLAKHRTVGLSDEQAIQMYSIMLKARKFDEHCFLLQRSGKIAFHVSGIGQEAAQVAAAFALDTEQDYFLPYYRDYGVVLTAGMSLKELFLSVFVKSEDPNSGGRQMPGHFGHKKLRIVTGSSPVTTQVPHAVGIALAAKMNKQKFVSFVTFGEGSSNQGDFHEGCNFAGVHKLPVILMCENNQYAISVPIHKQVAGNIHDRALGYGFPGVRVDGNDALEVFRVVKEARERGLRGEGPTLIEAVMYRISPHSTADNDLLYRTKEEVEENRSKDGLPKFRQYLIDCGIWSEEKDRELAASIDKEVKEAARYAETAPPVKPEEGLKHVYASQ; translated from the coding sequence ATGTCAATCGGTCAATTGGCGAAGCACAGGACAGTAGGATTATCCGATGAGCAGGCCATCCAGATGTATTCCATTATGCTGAAGGCCCGCAAATTTGACGAGCACTGCTTCCTGCTTCAGCGCTCCGGCAAAATCGCTTTCCATGTGTCGGGGATCGGCCAGGAAGCCGCCCAGGTAGCCGCGGCCTTCGCTCTCGACACCGAGCAGGACTATTTCCTGCCATATTACCGGGACTACGGAGTGGTTCTGACCGCCGGTATGTCGCTCAAGGAACTGTTTCTTTCCGTCTTCGTCAAAAGCGAGGACCCGAACAGCGGCGGCCGGCAGATGCCGGGCCATTTCGGCCACAAGAAGCTGCGCATCGTGACCGGTTCGAGTCCGGTTACGACTCAGGTTCCCCATGCCGTGGGAATAGCGCTTGCGGCCAAAATGAACAAGCAAAAGTTCGTTTCTTTCGTCACCTTTGGAGAAGGCTCGAGCAACCAGGGCGATTTTCACGAAGGCTGCAATTTTGCCGGCGTTCACAAGCTGCCCGTTATCCTAATGTGCGAAAACAACCAATACGCCATCTCGGTGCCTATTCATAAACAGGTGGCCGGAAACATACACGACCGGGCGCTGGGCTACGGATTCCCGGGGGTCCGTGTAGACGGGAATGACGCCCTAGAGGTATTCCGCGTTGTGAAGGAAGCCCGGGAACGCGGCCTTCGCGGGGAAGGCCCCACTTTGATCGAGGCGGTTATGTACCGCATCTCTCCCCATTCCACCGCGGACAACGATCTTCTGTACCGGACGAAGGAAGAGGTGGAGGAGAACCGCAGCAAGGACGGCCTTCCCAAGTTCCGGCAGTACCTGATCGATTGCGGGATCTGGAGCGAGGAAAAGGACCGGGAGCTGGCCGCGTCGATCGATAAGGAAGTCAAGGAAGCGGCCCGTTATGCCGAAACCGCCCCGCCGGTTAAGCCGGAGGAAGGGCTGAAGCATGTCTATGCATCGCAATAA
- the lpdA gene encoding dihydrolipoyl dehydrogenase yields MSHTYDIVVLGGGTGGYSAAIRAAQLGMSVALVERDKLGGTCLHRGCIPSKALLRSAEVYAEAKNGEAYGVTASSVTLDFDRVQQRKAGIVDQLYKGLQLLMKKNKIDVYAGSGRMIAPSIFAPRSGTIAVELADGETETLVPGHLILATGSRPRILPGLEPDGELILTSDEALLMAELPESMLIVGGGVIGVEWASMLNDFGVEVTVVEYAPRLVPQEDEDISKELELLFRKRGIRVLTGAKLLPESLEKGEKEATVQVEKDGERMGLSASRILVSVGREANIDSIGLENSDVKVEKGYLKVNGSFQTAEPHIYAVGDAIGGLQLAHAAAHEGIRAVEHIAGKENGRYEPHRVPRCIYTRTEIASVGWTEQQAKERGHDVKTGRFPFKVLGKALVQGHTEGFVKIVADRNTSDLLGVHMIGPHVTEHISEAALAQLLDATPWEVGQSIHPHPTLSEALGEAMLAADGQAIHV; encoded by the coding sequence ATGAGCCATACTTATGATATTGTCGTTCTGGGCGGAGGCACAGGAGGCTACAGTGCCGCGATTCGAGCAGCCCAGCTCGGCATGTCCGTTGCTCTTGTAGAGCGGGACAAGCTTGGCGGCACCTGTCTTCACCGCGGTTGCATCCCCAGCAAGGCGCTTCTACGCAGTGCGGAAGTATATGCCGAAGCCAAGAACGGGGAAGCCTATGGCGTCACCGCTTCTTCGGTTACCCTTGATTTTGACCGGGTCCAGCAAAGAAAAGCCGGGATTGTGGACCAGCTGTACAAAGGGCTTCAGCTCCTGATGAAGAAGAACAAAATCGATGTATACGCCGGAAGCGGGAGGATGATCGCCCCTTCCATCTTCGCTCCCCGAAGCGGAACCATTGCCGTCGAGCTGGCCGATGGGGAGACGGAAACGCTTGTTCCCGGCCATCTTATTCTCGCTACCGGCTCCCGGCCGCGCATCCTGCCCGGACTTGAGCCGGACGGAGAGCTCATCCTGACGAGCGACGAAGCTCTTCTGATGGCCGAGCTTCCGGAATCCATGCTCATCGTCGGGGGCGGGGTAATCGGAGTGGAATGGGCGTCGATGCTGAATGACTTCGGGGTGGAAGTCACGGTGGTGGAATATGCCCCGCGTCTCGTTCCCCAGGAAGACGAGGACATTTCGAAGGAGCTGGAGCTTCTGTTCCGCAAAAGGGGCATCCGGGTGCTGACCGGAGCGAAGCTTCTTCCCGAATCCCTCGAGAAAGGGGAGAAGGAAGCCACCGTTCAGGTAGAGAAGGACGGCGAACGGATGGGTCTCTCCGCTTCACGAATTCTGGTCTCGGTCGGCAGGGAAGCCAATATTGATTCCATCGGGCTCGAGAACAGCGACGTGAAGGTCGAGAAAGGCTACTTGAAGGTGAATGGAAGCTTCCAGACAGCGGAGCCTCATATTTATGCGGTCGGGGATGCGATCGGCGGGCTTCAGCTAGCCCATGCCGCCGCTCACGAAGGCATTCGGGCGGTCGAGCATATAGCCGGCAAGGAGAACGGCCGCTACGAGCCCCATCGGGTGCCGCGCTGCATCTACACGCGGACGGAAATCGCGAGTGTGGGATGGACCGAGCAGCAGGCCAAGGAGCGCGGGCACGACGTAAAAACGGGGCGGTTCCCGTTCAAGGTGCTGGGCAAAGCCCTTGTGCAGGGACATACGGAAGGCTTCGTCAAAATCGTAGCGGACCGGAACACCTCGGACCTGCTTGGCGTGCATATGATCGGTCCTCACGTAACCGAGCATATCAGCGAAGCGGCGCTTGCCCAGCTGCTTGACGCGACTCCATGGGAGGTGGGGCAATCCATTCATCCCCATCCGACGTTATCGGAGGCGTTGGGGGAAGCGATGCTGGCAGCCGACGGACAAGCCATCCATGTATAA
- a CDS encoding alpha-ketoacid dehydrogenase subunit beta codes for MAVISYLEAIRTAMQEEMQRDGNVFVLGEDVGKGGVFNATKGLRDEFGEDRIMDTPLTESAIAGVAIGAAMYGMRPVAEMQFADFIFPATNQIISEAAKIRYRSNGDWSCPVVIRAPYGASGGGGLYHSQCPESVFFGTPGLKLVAPSTPYDAKGLLKAAIRDEDPVLFFEHKKCYLAINEEVPEDDYIVPIGKAAVKREGTDLTVITYGMMVHHVLKAADELKAEGITTQVLDLRTLQPLDREAILEAAAKTGKVLIVHEDNKTGGVGAEVSAIISEELFYDLDAPIMRLCGPDVPALGMSPVLEKAFLPNPDSIREAMLKLAQI; via the coding sequence TTGGCGGTTATTTCTTATTTAGAAGCTATCCGTACGGCGATGCAGGAAGAAATGCAGCGCGACGGGAACGTTTTTGTGCTGGGAGAAGACGTCGGCAAAGGCGGCGTGTTCAACGCGACGAAAGGGCTGCGGGACGAATTCGGAGAAGACCGGATCATGGATACGCCGCTTACGGAGTCGGCTATCGCGGGAGTCGCGATCGGAGCGGCCATGTACGGCATGCGGCCGGTGGCCGAGATGCAATTTGCCGACTTTATTTTTCCGGCCACCAATCAGATCATTAGTGAAGCGGCCAAAATCCGGTACCGCTCCAACGGAGACTGGAGCTGTCCGGTCGTCATCCGGGCGCCTTACGGGGCAAGCGGGGGAGGAGGACTCTACCACTCCCAGTGTCCGGAATCCGTCTTCTTCGGGACGCCGGGTTTGAAGCTGGTGGCGCCGTCCACCCCCTATGACGCCAAAGGGCTGCTCAAGGCAGCCATCCGGGACGAGGATCCCGTTCTCTTCTTCGAGCATAAAAAATGCTACCTGGCCATAAACGAAGAGGTCCCCGAGGACGATTACATCGTTCCGATCGGCAAAGCAGCCGTTAAGCGGGAAGGAACGGACCTTACCGTCATTACATACGGCATGATGGTACATCATGTGCTGAAGGCGGCGGACGAGCTTAAAGCGGAAGGCATCACGACGCAGGTTCTCGACCTGCGCACGCTTCAGCCGCTCGACCGGGAGGCGATTCTGGAAGCCGCGGCCAAAACCGGCAAGGTCTTAATCGTTCACGAGGATAATAAGACGGGTGGAGTGGGAGCGGAAGTTTCCGCCATCATCTCGGAAGAGCTCTTCTATGATCTCGACGCCCCGATTATGAGGCTGTGCGGACCGGACGTGCCTGCTCTTGGCATGAGCCCGGTGCTGGAGAAGGCGTTCCTGCCTAACCCGGATTCCATCCGGGAAGCGATGCTGAAGCTCGCCCAAATCTAG
- the spo0A gene encoding sporulation transcription factor Spo0A, giving the protein MQTIDVLLADDNREFTNLLSEYMDDQDDMNVVGVAYNGNEVLRFLEQQKKAPDVLILDIIMPHLDGLGVLEQIREMNLSPMPKIIMLTAFGQENITQKAVQLGASYYILKPFDMEVLTNRIRQLVSNQSSYTSSSSSSAKTNVVPMSKGKNLDANITSIIHEIGVPAHIKGYQYLRDAITMVYNNIEILGAITKTLYPAIAERYKTTPSRVERAIRHAIEVAWTRGNIDSISFIFGYTINISKSKPTNSEFIAMVADKLRIEHKVS; this is encoded by the coding sequence TTGCAAACGATTGATGTTCTTTTGGCGGACGACAACCGGGAATTTACTAACTTGTTATCGGAATATATGGATGATCAAGATGATATGAATGTTGTCGGGGTGGCCTATAACGGTAATGAAGTGCTGAGGTTTCTCGAGCAGCAGAAGAAAGCTCCGGATGTCCTCATTCTTGATATCATCATGCCTCATCTGGATGGACTCGGCGTGCTGGAGCAAATCCGCGAAATGAATCTGTCGCCGATGCCGAAAATCATTATGCTGACCGCCTTCGGACAAGAGAACATTACGCAGAAAGCCGTTCAATTGGGTGCTTCTTACTACATATTGAAGCCATTCGATATGGAAGTGCTGACCAATCGGATCCGCCAGCTCGTGTCCAACCAGTCGTCTTATACCAGCAGCAGCTCCTCCTCGGCCAAAACCAATGTCGTACCCATGTCCAAAGGCAAAAACCTGGACGCCAACATTACGAGCATTATCCATGAGATCGGCGTGCCCGCCCATATCAAGGGGTATCAATATTTGCGCGATGCGATTACCATGGTTTATAACAATATCGAAATTCTCGGGGCCATCACCAAAACGCTTTACCCGGCTATTGCCGAACGATACAAGACCACGCCGAGCCGCGTCGAACGCGCGATCCGTCATGCAATTGAAGTGGCATGGACCCGCGGCAATATCGACAGCATCAGCTTTATTTTCGGCTACACGATCAATATTTCGAAGTCGAAGCCGACCAACAGCGAATTTATCGCCATGGTGGCGGATAAGCTTAGAATCGAGCATAAGGTTTCGTGA
- the ahrC gene encoding transcriptional regulator AhrC/ArgR codes for MKGQRHVKIREILSTREIETQDDLVDALRNAGFHVTQATVSRDIKELHLIKTPLKDGRYKYAIPAEQRFNPLQRLKRSLSDHFVHIDHTDNLVVMKCMPGTANAIGALIDNLEWNAVMGTICGDDTILVICRGKDQSLHFVNEIMAMLG; via the coding sequence ATGAAGGGCCAACGGCACGTGAAGATACGCGAAATTCTGTCGACCCGGGAAATCGAAACCCAGGACGATCTGGTGGACGCTCTTCGGAACGCCGGTTTCCATGTTACCCAGGCGACCGTTTCGAGAGATATCAAGGAGCTTCATCTGATCAAAACTCCGCTTAAGGACGGGAGGTACAAGTATGCCATTCCCGCGGAGCAGCGCTTCAATCCTCTGCAAAGGCTAAAAAGATCGCTGTCGGATCATTTTGTGCATATCGACCATACGGACAATCTGGTGGTCATGAAATGCATGCCCGGAACCGCCAATGCTATCGGCGCTCTGATTGACAACCTCGAGTGGAACGCCGTCATGGGAACCATTTGCGGAGACGATACCATTCTGGTGATCTGCCGCGGCAAGGACCAGAGCTTGCATTTTGTCAATGAAATTATGGCTATGCTGGGGTGA
- the spoIVB gene encoding SpoIVB peptidase, protein MNPGNRRRGIGLILVILISLASFTAPFQSFARFPKELRLFSGQAANLKLSMPVTARVTVSDPLVAHLKGEAVSSAEVNLKDPITLQSDRSGETEMKLKLFGAIPFKTVKVKVIPDLKVIPGGQTIGVKVKSAGILVVGHHLVTIQKNQKISPGEQAKVEIGDLITSINGAPSRDVSEVAEKVKEAGEKKQPLDLVVKRRDQELRIQLQPAYDILDKAYRLGLYIRDSAAGVGTLTFYAPDQGSYGALGHIITDIDTQTPIVVGGGQIVHSNVTSIAKGQNGNPGEKHAHFFQESRVLGNIEKNTPFGIFGRMTGRPDHSLVDKALPVAFASEVKEGPAQIYTVVSGQKVEPFDIEITHVSKQELPATKGMVIKITDPRLLEKTGGIVQGMSGSPIIQDGKLIGAVTHVFVNDPTSGYGCFIEWMLKDAGILPEAAEKQAS, encoded by the coding sequence TTGAACCCCGGCAACCGCAGAAGAGGGATAGGTCTTATTCTTGTCATTCTAATCAGCCTGGCCAGCTTCACCGCCCCGTTCCAAAGCTTCGCGCGTTTTCCTAAGGAGCTTCGCCTGTTCTCCGGACAAGCGGCGAACCTTAAGCTTTCCATGCCGGTTACCGCCCGTGTAACGGTATCGGACCCGCTGGTGGCTCACTTGAAGGGGGAAGCCGTCTCTTCCGCCGAAGTGAACCTGAAGGATCCCATTACCCTGCAGTCGGACCGCTCCGGTGAGACGGAGATGAAGCTTAAGCTGTTCGGAGCCATACCCTTCAAAACCGTAAAAGTCAAGGTCATCCCCGATCTTAAAGTGATCCCAGGCGGACAGACCATCGGGGTTAAGGTCAAATCGGCCGGTATCCTTGTAGTTGGCCATCATCTGGTGACCATTCAGAAAAACCAGAAAATTTCCCCCGGAGAGCAGGCGAAGGTAGAGATCGGCGACTTGATTACGTCCATTAACGGCGCACCTTCCAGGGACGTGTCGGAAGTAGCCGAGAAGGTGAAGGAAGCCGGTGAGAAGAAACAGCCTTTGGACTTGGTGGTCAAACGCCGGGACCAGGAGCTCCGCATCCAGCTGCAGCCGGCCTACGATATTCTCGATAAAGCCTACCGGCTTGGGCTCTATATCCGGGATTCGGCGGCAGGGGTAGGGACGCTGACCTTTTACGCACCGGATCAAGGCAGCTACGGAGCGCTGGGGCACATCATTACGGATATCGATACCCAGACCCCGATTGTGGTCGGAGGCGGGCAGATCGTTCATTCCAATGTAACGTCCATAGCCAAGGGGCAAAACGGGAATCCGGGAGAGAAGCACGCTCATTTCTTTCAGGAAAGCCGGGTGCTCGGCAACATCGAGAAGAATACGCCGTTCGGGATCTTTGGCCGGATGACGGGCCGTCCGGACCATAGTCTGGTGGACAAAGCCCTTCCCGTTGCCTTCGCGTCGGAGGTCAAGGAAGGACCGGCTCAAATCTACACGGTTGTCAGCGGCCAGAAGGTGGAGCCTTTCGATATTGAAATCACCCATGTTTCCAAGCAGGAGTTGCCGGCGACCAAAGGCATGGTGATCAAAATCACCGATCCTCGTCTGCTCGAGAAAACAGGGGGAATCGTTCAAGGGATGAGCGGAAGCCCCATCATCCAAGACGGCAAGCTGATTGGAGCCGTTACGCATGTTTTTGTGAACGACCCGACCTCGGGCTACGGCTGCTTCATTGAGTGGATGCTGAAGGATGCCGGTATTCTTCCGGAAGCGGCGGAGAAGCAGGCGAGCTGA
- a CDS encoding DUF2627 domain-containing protein — protein sequence MKSTISRFAAALILVIPGIAATYGFLAMKDSLFALFDEASAGFTWGKFLIGFVLFAAGVAFIGGWTFYRDRKRNYVAPRFKEKKRRPGRE from the coding sequence ATGAAATCCACAATTTCCCGCTTTGCCGCCGCCCTGATTCTCGTTATCCCCGGGATTGCCGCGACTTACGGCTTTCTCGCCATGAAGGATTCGCTGTTCGCGCTGTTTGACGAAGCCTCCGCGGGGTTTACCTGGGGCAAATTCCTTATCGGCTTTGTGCTGTTTGCCGCCGGCGTCGCCTTCATCGGAGGCTGGACCTTCTATAGGGACCGCAAGCGCAATTATGTAGCTCCCCGCTTCAAAGAAAAGAAACGCCGTCCCGGCAGAGAATGA
- the recN gene encoding DNA repair protein RecN — protein sequence MLNELSIRNLAVIESVHLDFRNGFQVLTGETGAGKSIIIDALGLVAGGRGATDLVRYGSDKAEIEALFDMPSDHPVWESLSKLGINASAEEHLIIRREITTNGKSTSRINGQLVNLSMLREVGEWLVNIHGQHEHQSLMKVDEHIHWLDLFGGPALADALTAYQSSYDKYTALRRQLQELQESGKQALQMQDLYRFQVEEIAAAQLKIGEDELLQEERRKLSNAEKLYQNVNESYDTLYNNKGLQAVGKSMQRLQEIASLDPAGLQPLLEQVQSAYYQLEDAAFQLRDYQEQIEFNPERIDEIEQRLDLLSSFRRKYGENVQEILAYLTKIEEELSLIENKDEHIQKLQAAADAELGKLGGHARKLSKLRAKAAESLSQEIEGELKDLHMERTRFAVSLKPLEDPKGTEMDGRTVRLTRNGIDQVEFLISANPGEPLRGLSKIASGGELSRIMLAMKAIFAKVDRISVLVFDEVDTGVSGRAAQAIAEKLSRLSQSCQVFSITHLPQVACMADAHYLIRKSVEGERTFTKVVRLNEEGRVEELARMLGGVEVTDKTLQHAREMIQLAEVKKTAAAG from the coding sequence ATGCTGAACGAATTATCGATCCGCAATCTGGCGGTGATTGAGTCGGTTCATCTTGATTTCCGCAACGGATTTCAGGTGCTGACGGGGGAGACGGGTGCCGGTAAATCCATTATTATCGACGCCCTTGGGCTAGTGGCTGGAGGAAGAGGGGCAACCGATCTGGTCCGCTACGGCAGCGACAAAGCCGAGATTGAAGCGCTCTTCGATATGCCTTCCGACCATCCCGTCTGGGAGTCGCTGAGTAAGCTCGGGATTAACGCCTCCGCTGAGGAGCATTTGATCATAAGGAGGGAAATTACAACCAACGGCAAAAGCACAAGCCGGATCAACGGCCAGCTGGTCAACCTTTCGATGCTCCGGGAGGTAGGTGAGTGGCTGGTCAACATCCATGGCCAGCATGAGCATCAATCCCTGATGAAGGTGGATGAGCATATTCACTGGCTGGACTTGTTCGGAGGACCGGCCCTGGCGGATGCCTTAACCGCTTACCAAAGCTCTTATGACAAGTATACCGCCCTCCGGAGACAGCTGCAGGAGCTCCAGGAAAGCGGCAAGCAGGCCCTTCAAATGCAGGACCTGTACCGGTTTCAGGTGGAGGAAATAGCGGCAGCCCAGTTAAAAATCGGCGAAGATGAATTATTGCAGGAAGAACGGCGCAAGCTATCAAATGCCGAGAAGCTGTATCAGAACGTGAACGAATCGTATGACACTCTATACAACAACAAAGGCCTGCAGGCCGTAGGCAAAAGCATGCAGAGGCTGCAGGAGATCGCGTCGCTTGATCCGGCCGGCCTTCAGCCCTTACTGGAGCAGGTGCAGTCTGCGTATTACCAGCTGGAGGATGCGGCTTTTCAGCTGCGGGATTATCAGGAGCAGATTGAATTCAATCCGGAACGGATCGATGAAATTGAGCAGCGGCTTGACCTGTTGTCTTCTTTCCGCCGTAAATACGGGGAAAATGTGCAAGAGATTTTGGCTTACTTAACCAAAATCGAGGAGGAGCTCTCCCTCATCGAGAATAAAGATGAGCATATCCAGAAGCTGCAGGCGGCCGCCGATGCGGAGCTGGGTAAGCTGGGCGGCCATGCCCGCAAGCTGTCCAAGCTTCGGGCCAAGGCGGCGGAGTCGCTTTCCCAGGAGATAGAAGGCGAGCTGAAGGACCTCCATATGGAAAGGACCCGATTTGCCGTGAGTCTTAAGCCTCTGGAGGATCCGAAGGGGACGGAGATGGACGGAAGAACCGTGCGTTTGACCCGGAACGGAATCGACCAGGTCGAGTTTCTCATCTCCGCGAACCCGGGCGAGCCCTTAAGGGGACTGAGCAAAATCGCCTCGGGAGGAGAGCTGTCCCGGATCATGCTGGCCATGAAGGCCATCTTTGCCAAAGTGGACCGGATTTCCGTTCTTGTCTTTGATGAGGTCGATACGGGCGTCAGCGGCCGGGCGGCCCAGGCGATAGCGGAGAAGCTGTCGCGGTTGTCCCAAAGCTGCCAGGTGTTCTCCATTACCCATCTTCCCCAAGTGGCATGCATGGCGGATGCTCATTACCTGATCCGCAAATCGGTCGAAGGGGAACGTACGTTCACCAAGGTGGTCCGCCTGAACGAAGAGGGACGGGTGGAGGAGCTGGCCCGGATGCTGGGAGGGGTGGAGGTGACGGACAAAACGCTTCAGCACGCCCGGGAAATGATCCAGCTGGCAGAGGTTAAAAAAACTGCCGCGGCAGGGTAA